In a genomic window of Phalacrocorax aristotelis chromosome 8, bGulAri2.1, whole genome shotgun sequence:
- the GINS3 gene encoding DNA replication complex GINS protein PSF3 gives MRGSAGWVGAAAVPARPAMSEAYFPVGPGLGLEENFLSLDDILMSQEKLPGRAESTLPRLAFALGQGAGTGDAVPEGSKLEIPLWLAKGLHDSKRRILSVELPKIYKEAWRTVFSADANVVDLHKMGPYYYGFGSQLLNFDNPENPEIAQTILQTFISRFRRIMDSSQNAYNEDTSVLVARLDELERALFQAGQKGLNDFQCWEKGQASQITASSLVQNYGKRKFTDMDG, from the exons ATGCGCGGCTCCGCCGGCTGGGTGGGAGCCGCTGCGGTGCCTGCTCGCCCCGCCATGTCCGAGGCGTATTTCCCCGTGGGGCCCGGGCTGGGCTTGGAGGAGAACTTCTTGTCGTTGGACGACATTCTGATGTCGCAGGAGAAGCTGCCGGGCCGCGCCGAGAGCACCCTGCCGCGCCTGGCCTTCGCGCTGGGCCAGGGGGCCGGCACCGGCGACGCGGTCCCGGAG GGATCAAAGCTGGAAATACCTCTGTGGCTTGCTAAAGGTCTCCATGACAGCAAAAGAAGAATACTTTCTGTGGAACTGCCAAAGATTTACAAGGAAGCCTGGAGGACAGTGTTCAGTGCTGATGCCAATGTGGTTGATCTGCATAAAATGGGGCCATACTACTATGGATTTGGCTCCCAGCTCCTGAATTTTGACAATCCAGAGAATCCTGAGATAGCTCAGACTATCCTGCAG acATTTATTAGCCGTTTTCGTCGTATTATGGACTCCTCTCAGAATGCCTATAATGAAGACACATCAGTGCTGGTGGCTCGGCTGGATGAATTGGAGCGAGCCTTATTTCAAGCTGGCCAGAAAGGGCTGAATGACTTCCAGTGCTGGGAAAAGGGACAGGCTTCTCAAATCACAGCTTCCAGTCTGGTCCAGAATTATGGGAAAAGAAAGTTCACGGATATGGATGGTTAA